A window of Anolis sagrei isolate rAnoSag1 chromosome 13, rAnoSag1.mat, whole genome shotgun sequence contains these coding sequences:
- the NADK gene encoding NAD kinase isoform X4, producing the protein MKIFQHISDCSFSNAVWKWHIQDPGSQRLTWNKPPKSVLVIKKIRDATLLQPFKELCIYLTEVNNMIVYVEKKVLEDPAIMNDDSFGAMKKRFCTFREDYDDISNQIDFIICLGGDGTLLYASSLFPGSVPPVMAFHLGSLGFLTPFNFENFQSQVAQVIEGNAALVLRSRLKVKVVKEHREKKMMIQNGIEENGVMPPPSLEKEVFKQASQYQVLNEVVVDRGPSSYLSNVDVFLDGHLITTVQGDGVIVSTPTGSTAYAAAAGASMIHPNVPAIMITPICPHSLSFRPIVVPAGVELKIMLSPDARNTAWVSFDGRKRQEVCHGDSISITTSCYPLPSICFQDPVSDWFESLAECLHWNVRKKQNNFAVDEEDEF; encoded by the exons ATGAAGATATTTCAGCATATTAGCGACTGCTCCTTCAGCAATGCGGTTTGGAAGTG GCACATTCAGGACCCAGGAAGCCAGCGGTTGACGTGGAACAAGCCTCCCAAGAGCGTCCTCGTGATCAAGAAGATCCGGGACGCCACTCTCCTGCAGCCCTTCAAGGAACTCTGCATCTATCTCACAGAG GTCAACAACATGATTGTTTACGTCGAGAAGAAAGTGCTGGAAGACCCGGCCATCATGAACGACGATAGTTTTGGAGCAATGAAGAAAAGGTTTTGCACTTTCAGAGAAG ACTATGATGATATCTCAAACCAGATAGACTTTATCATCTGCCTGGGAGGAGATGGGACCTTGCTGTATGCTTCTTCGCTTTTCCCG GGCAGCGTGCCTCCAGTTATGGCTTTCCATTTGGGATCGCTTGGATTCCTCACCCCTTTCAATTTTGAGAATTTTCAGTCCCAAGTCGCTCAGGTTATCGAAG GCAACGCAGCCCTTGTTCTGCGAAGTCGACTTAAGGTGAAGGTGGTCAAGGAGCACAgagagaagaagatgatgatccAGAATGGGATCGAAGAAAACGGAGTGATGCCTCCTCCAAGTCTAGAGAAGGAAGTGTTCAAGCAAGCGAGTCAGTATCAG GTCCTGAATGAAGTGGTGGTGGACCGAGGCCCTTCCTCTTACCTCTCCAACGTGGACGTCTTTCTCGATGGGCACCTCATCACCACCGTGCAAGGAGATG GTGTCATTGTGTCCACTCCGACGGGCAGCACAGCCTACGCAGCAGCGGCCGGCGCGTCCATGATCCACCCCAATGTCCCTGCGATCATGATCACCCCCATCTGCCCCCACTCGCTGTCCTTCCGGCCCATCGTTGTTCCTGCAGGAGTGGAGCTGAAG aTAATGCTTTCTCCTGACGCCAGAAACACAGCATGGGTTTCCTTTGATGGGCGGAAAAGACAGGAAGTCTGCCACGGGGACAG CATCAGCATCACTACCTCTTGTTACCCTCTCCCATCCATCTGTTTCCAAGACCCTGTCAGTGACTGGTTTGAGAGTCTGGCCGAGTGTTTGCACTGGAACGTGCGGAAGAAGCAAAATAACTTTGCGGTGGATGAGGAAGACGAGTTTTGA
- the NADK gene encoding NAD kinase isoform X2, translating into MEALSRRTRSLHGPCPVTTFGPKACMLQNPKTIMHIQDPGSQRLTWNKPPKSVLVIKKIRDATLLQPFKELCIYLTEVNNMIVYVEKKVLEDPAIMNDDSFGAMKKRFCTFREDYDDISNQIDFIICLGGDGTLLYASSLFPGSVPPVMAFHLGSLGFLTPFNFENFQSQVAQVIEGNAALVLRSRLKVKVVKEHREKKMMIQNGIEENGVMPPPSLEKEVFKQASQYQVLNEVVVDRGPSSYLSNVDVFLDGHLITTVQGDGVIVSTPTGSTAYAAAAGASMIHPNVPAIMITPICPHSLSFRPIVVPAGVELKIMLSPDARNTAWVSFDGRKRQEVCHGDSISITTSCYPLPSICFQDPVSDWFESLAECLHWNVRKKQNNFAVDEEDEF; encoded by the exons GCACATTCAGGACCCAGGAAGCCAGCGGTTGACGTGGAACAAGCCTCCCAAGAGCGTCCTCGTGATCAAGAAGATCCGGGACGCCACTCTCCTGCAGCCCTTCAAGGAACTCTGCATCTATCTCACAGAG GTCAACAACATGATTGTTTACGTCGAGAAGAAAGTGCTGGAAGACCCGGCCATCATGAACGACGATAGTTTTGGAGCAATGAAGAAAAGGTTTTGCACTTTCAGAGAAG ACTATGATGATATCTCAAACCAGATAGACTTTATCATCTGCCTGGGAGGAGATGGGACCTTGCTGTATGCTTCTTCGCTTTTCCCG GGCAGCGTGCCTCCAGTTATGGCTTTCCATTTGGGATCGCTTGGATTCCTCACCCCTTTCAATTTTGAGAATTTTCAGTCCCAAGTCGCTCAGGTTATCGAAG GCAACGCAGCCCTTGTTCTGCGAAGTCGACTTAAGGTGAAGGTGGTCAAGGAGCACAgagagaagaagatgatgatccAGAATGGGATCGAAGAAAACGGAGTGATGCCTCCTCCAAGTCTAGAGAAGGAAGTGTTCAAGCAAGCGAGTCAGTATCAG GTCCTGAATGAAGTGGTGGTGGACCGAGGCCCTTCCTCTTACCTCTCCAACGTGGACGTCTTTCTCGATGGGCACCTCATCACCACCGTGCAAGGAGATG GTGTCATTGTGTCCACTCCGACGGGCAGCACAGCCTACGCAGCAGCGGCCGGCGCGTCCATGATCCACCCCAATGTCCCTGCGATCATGATCACCCCCATCTGCCCCCACTCGCTGTCCTTCCGGCCCATCGTTGTTCCTGCAGGAGTGGAGCTGAAG aTAATGCTTTCTCCTGACGCCAGAAACACAGCATGGGTTTCCTTTGATGGGCGGAAAAGACAGGAAGTCTGCCACGGGGACAG CATCAGCATCACTACCTCTTGTTACCCTCTCCCATCCATCTGTTTCCAAGACCCTGTCAGTGACTGGTTTGAGAGTCTGGCCGAGTGTTTGCACTGGAACGTGCGGAAGAAGCAAAATAACTTTGCGGTGGATGAGGAAGACGAGTTTTGA
- the NADK gene encoding NAD kinase isoform X5, with protein sequence MLQNPKTIMHIQDPGSQRLTWNKPPKSVLVIKKIRDATLLQPFKELCIYLTEVNNMIVYVEKKVLEDPAIMNDDSFGAMKKRFCTFREDYDDISNQIDFIICLGGDGTLLYASSLFPGSVPPVMAFHLGSLGFLTPFNFENFQSQVAQVIEGNAALVLRSRLKVKVVKEHREKKMMIQNGIEENGVMPPPSLEKEVFKQASQYQVLNEVVVDRGPSSYLSNVDVFLDGHLITTVQGDGVIVSTPTGSTAYAAAAGASMIHPNVPAIMITPICPHSLSFRPIVVPAGVELKIMLSPDARNTAWVSFDGRKRQEVCHGDSISITTSCYPLPSICFQDPVSDWFESLAECLHWNVRKKQNNFAVDEEDEF encoded by the exons GCACATTCAGGACCCAGGAAGCCAGCGGTTGACGTGGAACAAGCCTCCCAAGAGCGTCCTCGTGATCAAGAAGATCCGGGACGCCACTCTCCTGCAGCCCTTCAAGGAACTCTGCATCTATCTCACAGAG GTCAACAACATGATTGTTTACGTCGAGAAGAAAGTGCTGGAAGACCCGGCCATCATGAACGACGATAGTTTTGGAGCAATGAAGAAAAGGTTTTGCACTTTCAGAGAAG ACTATGATGATATCTCAAACCAGATAGACTTTATCATCTGCCTGGGAGGAGATGGGACCTTGCTGTATGCTTCTTCGCTTTTCCCG GGCAGCGTGCCTCCAGTTATGGCTTTCCATTTGGGATCGCTTGGATTCCTCACCCCTTTCAATTTTGAGAATTTTCAGTCCCAAGTCGCTCAGGTTATCGAAG GCAACGCAGCCCTTGTTCTGCGAAGTCGACTTAAGGTGAAGGTGGTCAAGGAGCACAgagagaagaagatgatgatccAGAATGGGATCGAAGAAAACGGAGTGATGCCTCCTCCAAGTCTAGAGAAGGAAGTGTTCAAGCAAGCGAGTCAGTATCAG GTCCTGAATGAAGTGGTGGTGGACCGAGGCCCTTCCTCTTACCTCTCCAACGTGGACGTCTTTCTCGATGGGCACCTCATCACCACCGTGCAAGGAGATG GTGTCATTGTGTCCACTCCGACGGGCAGCACAGCCTACGCAGCAGCGGCCGGCGCGTCCATGATCCACCCCAATGTCCCTGCGATCATGATCACCCCCATCTGCCCCCACTCGCTGTCCTTCCGGCCCATCGTTGTTCCTGCAGGAGTGGAGCTGAAG aTAATGCTTTCTCCTGACGCCAGAAACACAGCATGGGTTTCCTTTGATGGGCGGAAAAGACAGGAAGTCTGCCACGGGGACAG CATCAGCATCACTACCTCTTGTTACCCTCTCCCATCCATCTGTTTCCAAGACCCTGTCAGTGACTGGTTTGAGAGTCTGGCCGAGTGTTTGCACTGGAACGTGCGGAAGAAGCAAAATAACTTTGCGGTGGATGAGGAAGACGAGTTTTGA
- the NADK gene encoding NAD kinase isoform X3 → MAVQRRTRSLHGPCPVTTFGPKACMLQNPKTIMHIQDPGSQRLTWNKPPKSVLVIKKIRDATLLQPFKELCIYLTEVNNMIVYVEKKVLEDPAIMNDDSFGAMKKRFCTFREDYDDISNQIDFIICLGGDGTLLYASSLFPGSVPPVMAFHLGSLGFLTPFNFENFQSQVAQVIEGNAALVLRSRLKVKVVKEHREKKMMIQNGIEENGVMPPPSLEKEVFKQASQYQVLNEVVVDRGPSSYLSNVDVFLDGHLITTVQGDGVIVSTPTGSTAYAAAAGASMIHPNVPAIMITPICPHSLSFRPIVVPAGVELKIMLSPDARNTAWVSFDGRKRQEVCHGDSISITTSCYPLPSICFQDPVSDWFESLAECLHWNVRKKQNNFAVDEEDEF, encoded by the exons GCACATTCAGGACCCAGGAAGCCAGCGGTTGACGTGGAACAAGCCTCCCAAGAGCGTCCTCGTGATCAAGAAGATCCGGGACGCCACTCTCCTGCAGCCCTTCAAGGAACTCTGCATCTATCTCACAGAG GTCAACAACATGATTGTTTACGTCGAGAAGAAAGTGCTGGAAGACCCGGCCATCATGAACGACGATAGTTTTGGAGCAATGAAGAAAAGGTTTTGCACTTTCAGAGAAG ACTATGATGATATCTCAAACCAGATAGACTTTATCATCTGCCTGGGAGGAGATGGGACCTTGCTGTATGCTTCTTCGCTTTTCCCG GGCAGCGTGCCTCCAGTTATGGCTTTCCATTTGGGATCGCTTGGATTCCTCACCCCTTTCAATTTTGAGAATTTTCAGTCCCAAGTCGCTCAGGTTATCGAAG GCAACGCAGCCCTTGTTCTGCGAAGTCGACTTAAGGTGAAGGTGGTCAAGGAGCACAgagagaagaagatgatgatccAGAATGGGATCGAAGAAAACGGAGTGATGCCTCCTCCAAGTCTAGAGAAGGAAGTGTTCAAGCAAGCGAGTCAGTATCAG GTCCTGAATGAAGTGGTGGTGGACCGAGGCCCTTCCTCTTACCTCTCCAACGTGGACGTCTTTCTCGATGGGCACCTCATCACCACCGTGCAAGGAGATG GTGTCATTGTGTCCACTCCGACGGGCAGCACAGCCTACGCAGCAGCGGCCGGCGCGTCCATGATCCACCCCAATGTCCCTGCGATCATGATCACCCCCATCTGCCCCCACTCGCTGTCCTTCCGGCCCATCGTTGTTCCTGCAGGAGTGGAGCTGAAG aTAATGCTTTCTCCTGACGCCAGAAACACAGCATGGGTTTCCTTTGATGGGCGGAAAAGACAGGAAGTCTGCCACGGGGACAG CATCAGCATCACTACCTCTTGTTACCCTCTCCCATCCATCTGTTTCCAAGACCCTGTCAGTGACTGGTTTGAGAGTCTGGCCGAGTGTTTGCACTGGAACGTGCGGAAGAAGCAAAATAACTTTGCGGTGGATGAGGAAGACGAGTTTTGA